In one Mucilaginibacter sp. PAMB04168 genomic region, the following are encoded:
- a CDS encoding response regulator: protein MDNTQDKKIVIFDDDEDILSICAYILEEQGWEVHTFTDCNNITEKVSSVMPSVILMDNWIPDAGGIVATQTLKNNEELKNIPVVYFSANSDIQLLAGHAGAETYLAKPFDLDELERTINEVLQKA, encoded by the coding sequence ATGGATAACACCCAAGATAAGAAAATCGTCATTTTCGACGATGATGAAGATATTCTCTCGATTTGCGCGTACATATTGGAAGAGCAAGGCTGGGAAGTACATACCTTTACTGATTGTAATAACATTACTGAGAAAGTATCTTCGGTAATGCCAAGCGTAATTTTAATGGATAATTGGATACCTGATGCTGGCGGAATTGTAGCTACTCAAACGCTTAAGAATAACGAAGAGTTGAAAAACATACCTGTGGTATATTTTTCGGCCAATAGTGATATCCAATTGTTGGCCGGCCATGCCGGTGCAGAAACATACCTGGCTAAGCCATTTGATTTGGACGAGTTAGAGCGAACTATTAACGAGGTACTGCAAAAGGCGTAA